The following are encoded together in the Nocardioides okcheonensis genome:
- a CDS encoding ATP-dependent Clp protease ATP-binding subunit, which produces MFERFTDRARRVVVLAQEEARMLSHNYIGTEHILLGLIHEGEGVAAKALESLDISLEAVRAQVEEIIGQGQQAPSGHIPFTPRAKKVLELSLREALQLGHSYIGTEHILLGLIREGEGVAAQVLQKLGADLNRVRQQVIQLLSGFQGKESTTAGAQAAGSGGEAPSSSLVLDQFGQNLTQAAREGKLDPVIGREQEIERVMQILSRRTKNNPVLIGEPGVGKTTIVAGLAQDIVKGNVPETLKDKQIYTLDLGALVAGSRYRGDFEERLKKVLKEIRTRGDIVLFIDEIHTLVGAGAAEGAIDAASILKPMLARGELQTIGATTLDEYRKYLEKDAALERRFQPIQVQEPSIAHTIEMLKGLRDRYEAHHRVTITDEALVSAATLADRYISDRFLPDKAIDLIDEAGSRLRIRRMTAPPDLREYDEKIGDVRQRKEAAIDGQDFEAAARLRDEEKQLAAKRAEREKQWRAGDLDEIAEVDEELIAEVLAVATGIPIVKLSEEESTRLLKMEDELHKRVIGQEDAVKALSRAIRRTRAGLKDPKRPGGSFIFAGPSGVGKTWLSKTLAEFLFGDEDALIQLDMSEFSEKHTVSRLFGSPPGYVGYEEGGQLTEKVRRKPFSVVLFDEVEKAHPDIFNSLLQILEEGRLTDSQGRVVDFKNTVIIMTTNLGSRDIAKSVNLGFGAVGADPAGSYERMKSKVSEELKQHFRPEFLNRVDEIVVFPPLSREQIIAMVDNMIAAVELRLKDRDMSLELTQPAKDLLAERGFDPVLGARPLRRTVQREIEDVLAEKMLFGEVGPGQIVLVDVEGEGPTATFTFRGQKNSAVPDMPPLETADLALEPQRDDEGNLEGPDDTEGPVDVPRDPS; this is translated from the coding sequence ATGTTCGAGCGGTTCACCGACCGAGCCCGGCGAGTTGTCGTGCTGGCCCAGGAAGAGGCCCGCATGCTCTCCCACAACTACATCGGGACCGAGCACATCCTGCTCGGCCTCATCCACGAGGGCGAGGGCGTCGCAGCCAAGGCCCTCGAGTCCCTCGACATCTCCCTGGAGGCCGTGCGCGCCCAGGTCGAGGAGATCATCGGCCAGGGCCAGCAGGCCCCGTCCGGCCACATCCCGTTCACCCCGCGTGCCAAGAAGGTGCTCGAGCTCTCCCTGCGTGAGGCGCTCCAGCTCGGGCACTCCTACATCGGGACCGAGCACATCCTGCTCGGCCTGATCCGCGAGGGCGAGGGCGTGGCGGCGCAGGTGCTGCAGAAGCTCGGCGCCGACCTCAACCGGGTCCGCCAGCAGGTCATCCAGCTGCTCAGCGGCTTCCAGGGCAAGGAGTCGACCACGGCCGGCGCCCAGGCCGCCGGCTCCGGCGGCGAGGCCCCCTCGAGCTCGCTGGTGCTCGACCAGTTCGGCCAGAACCTCACCCAGGCCGCTCGCGAGGGCAAGCTTGACCCGGTGATCGGGCGCGAGCAGGAGATCGAGCGCGTGATGCAGATCCTGTCGCGCCGCACGAAGAACAACCCCGTCCTGATCGGCGAGCCCGGCGTCGGCAAGACCACGATCGTGGCCGGCCTCGCGCAGGACATCGTCAAGGGCAACGTGCCCGAGACGCTCAAGGACAAGCAGATCTACACCCTCGACCTGGGTGCGCTGGTCGCCGGCTCGCGCTACCGAGGTGACTTCGAGGAGCGCCTGAAGAAGGTGCTCAAGGAGATCCGCACCCGCGGCGACATCGTGCTGTTCATCGACGAGATCCACACCCTCGTCGGCGCCGGCGCGGCCGAGGGCGCGATCGACGCCGCCAGCATCCTCAAGCCGATGCTGGCCCGCGGCGAGCTGCAGACCATCGGCGCCACCACCCTCGACGAGTACCGCAAGTACCTCGAGAAGGACGCCGCGCTCGAGCGCCGCTTCCAGCCGATCCAGGTGCAGGAGCCGTCGATCGCGCACACCATCGAGATGCTCAAGGGCCTGCGCGACCGCTACGAGGCGCACCACCGGGTGACCATCACCGACGAGGCGCTCGTCTCGGCCGCGACGCTGGCCGACCGCTACATCTCCGACCGGTTCCTGCCGGACAAGGCGATCGACCTGATCGACGAGGCCGGCTCCCGCCTGCGGATCCGCCGGATGACCGCGCCGCCGGACCTGCGCGAGTACGACGAGAAGATCGGCGACGTGCGCCAGCGCAAGGAGGCCGCGATCGACGGGCAGGACTTCGAGGCCGCGGCCCGCCTGCGCGACGAGGAGAAGCAGCTCGCCGCGAAGCGTGCCGAGCGCGAGAAGCAGTGGCGCGCCGGTGACCTCGACGAGATCGCCGAGGTCGACGAGGAGCTGATCGCCGAGGTCCTGGCCGTCGCCACGGGCATCCCGATCGTCAAGCTCTCCGAGGAGGAGTCGACCCGGCTGCTCAAGATGGAGGACGAGCTGCACAAGCGCGTCATCGGCCAGGAGGACGCCGTCAAGGCGCTCAGCCGCGCCATCCGTCGTACGCGCGCCGGGCTCAAGGACCCCAAGCGCCCCGGTGGCTCGTTCATCTTCGCCGGCCCGTCCGGCGTCGGGAAGACGTGGCTGTCCAAGACGCTCGCGGAGTTCCTCTTCGGCGACGAGGACGCGCTCATCCAGCTCGACATGAGCGAGTTCTCCGAGAAGCACACCGTCTCGCGCCTCTTCGGCTCGCCCCCCGGCTACGTCGGCTACGAGGAGGGCGGCCAGCTCACCGAGAAGGTGCGGCGCAAGCCGTTCTCGGTGGTGCTCTTCGACGAGGTCGAGAAGGCCCACCCCGACATCTTCAACAGCCTGCTGCAGATCCTCGAGGAGGGTCGCCTGACCGACTCGCAGGGCCGGGTGGTGGACTTCAAGAACACCGTCATCATCATGACCACGAACCTCGGCTCGCGTGACATCGCCAAGAGCGTGAACCTCGGCTTCGGTGCCGTCGGTGCGGACCCGGCGGGCTCCTACGAGCGGATGAAGAGCAAGGTGTCGGAGGAGCTCAAGCAGCACTTCCGTCCCGAGTTCCTCAACCGCGTCGACGAGATCGTGGTCTTCCCGCCGCTGTCGCGCGAGCAGATCATCGCGATGGTCGACAACATGATCGCCGCGGTCGAGCTGCGCCTGAAGGACCGCGACATGTCGCTGGAGCTGACGCAGCCCGCCAAGGACCTGCTGGCCGAGCGCGGCTTCGACCCGGTCCTCGGTGCCCGTCCGCTGCGCCGCACGGTGCAGCGCGAGATCGAGGACGTGCTCGCCGAGAAGATGCTCTTCGGCGAGGTCGGCCCGGGACAGATCGTCCTGGTCGACGTCGAGGGCGAGGGCCCGACGGCGACGTTCACCTTCCGCGGGCAGAAGAACTCGGCCGTGCCGGACATGCCGCCGCTGGAGACCGCCGACCTGGCGCTCGAGCCGCAGCGCGACGACGAGGGCAACCTCGAGGGGCCGGACGACACCGAGGGGCCGGTCGACGTGCCCCGCGACCCGTCCTGA
- the disA gene encoding DNA integrity scanning diadenylate cyclase DisA, with protein sequence MAERIDEQLRLRATLASIAPGTPLRDGLERILRGRTGALIVLGQDKLVDSISTGGFTLDVPFTATGLRELAKMDGAIVVDKDITRIQRAAVHLMPDHTIPSEETGTRHRTAERVAKQTGHPVISVSQSMQIIAAYVGDIRHVLEDSGKILSRANQALATLERYKLRLDEVSATLSALEIEDLVTVRDVAVVAQRLEMVIRIAREIEDYVLELGTDGRLLSLQLEELVTGVDAERELVVRDYLPGSRRRSSTPEAHLADLEALSSTELVDPAAVARAIGLGGAEHLDGAVAPRGYRLLAKVPRLPAAVVDRLVEHFGGLQQLLSAGVDDLQAVDGVGELRARSVREGLSRLAESSITERYI encoded by the coding sequence GTGGCAGAGCGCATCGACGAGCAGCTGCGCCTGCGCGCGACCCTGGCCTCGATCGCGCCGGGCACCCCGCTGCGCGACGGCCTCGAGCGGATCCTGCGCGGACGCACGGGTGCCCTGATCGTCCTCGGCCAGGACAAGCTCGTCGACTCGATCTCCACCGGCGGCTTCACCCTCGACGTCCCGTTCACCGCGACCGGGCTCCGCGAGCTGGCCAAGATGGACGGCGCGATCGTGGTCGACAAGGACATCACCCGCATCCAGCGGGCCGCGGTGCACCTGATGCCGGACCACACGATCCCCTCGGAGGAGACCGGCACCCGGCACCGCACGGCCGAGCGCGTCGCGAAGCAGACCGGCCACCCGGTCATCTCGGTGTCGCAGTCGATGCAGATCATCGCCGCCTACGTCGGCGACATCCGCCACGTGCTGGAGGACTCCGGCAAGATCCTCTCCCGCGCCAACCAGGCGCTCGCCACCCTCGAGCGCTACAAGCTGCGCCTCGACGAGGTCTCCGCGACCCTGTCGGCGCTGGAGATCGAGGACCTGGTCACGGTGCGCGACGTCGCCGTCGTGGCCCAGCGCCTGGAGATGGTGATCCGGATCGCCCGCGAGATCGAGGACTACGTCCTCGAGCTCGGCACGGACGGCCGGCTGCTCTCGCTCCAGCTCGAGGAGCTGGTGACCGGCGTCGACGCCGAGCGCGAGCTGGTCGTGCGCGACTACCTCCCCGGCAGCCGCCGCCGCAGCTCCACCCCCGAGGCACACCTCGCCGACCTCGAGGCGCTCTCGTCCACCGAGCTCGTCGACCCGGCCGCCGTCGCCCGCGCGATCGGCCTCGGCGGCGCCGAGCACCTCGACGGCGCCGTCGCGCCCCGCGGCTACCGCCTGCTCGCCAAGGTGCCGCGCCTGCCCGCCGCGGTCGTCGACCGGCTGGTCGAGCACTTCGGCGGCCTGCAGCAGCTGCTCTCGGCGGGGGTCGACGACCTCCAGGCCGTCGACGGCGTCGGCGAGCTGCGCGCCCGCAGCGTCCGCGAGGGCCTCTCCCGCCTCGCCGAGTCGAGCATCACCGAGCGCTACATCTGA
- a CDS encoding basic secretory family protein, translating into MGFRRRAAMRAWGRDVVREHTPAVAGLMGLREPLPRVRVHVVRRADVAAYCVRNHVLLSEPWFAEHPDDAGAVVHELSHALLALTRIPPGTSWLLEGVADLARNHVGLHAPWSAPHHEPGAATAGYQTTAHFLAWLEERSPGTVAHAVEQARRGRHDEQRFTPDGRALADVVADYEAAQAG; encoded by the coding sequence GTGGGCTTCCGGCGGCGCGCCGCGATGCGCGCGTGGGGCCGCGACGTCGTCCGTGAGCACACGCCGGCGGTGGCCGGGCTGATGGGGTTGCGGGAACCGCTGCCCCGCGTGCGCGTGCACGTGGTGCGGCGCGCGGACGTCGCGGCGTACTGCGTGCGCAACCACGTGCTGCTGTCCGAGCCGTGGTTCGCCGAGCACCCCGACGACGCGGGGGCCGTGGTCCACGAGCTCTCCCACGCGCTCCTGGCGCTCACCCGGATCCCGCCCGGCACGTCGTGGCTGCTCGAGGGCGTCGCCGACCTCGCGCGCAACCACGTGGGGCTGCACGCCCCCTGGTCCGCGCCGCACCACGAGCCGGGCGCCGCGACGGCCGGCTACCAGACCACCGCCCACTTCCTGGCCTGGCTGGAGGAACGGTCGCCGGGCACGGTCGCCCACGCGGTGGAGCAGGCCCGCCGCGGTCGTCACGACGAGCAGCGGTTCACGCCCGACGGGCGGGCGCTGGCGGACGTCGTGGCGGACTACGAGGCGGCGCAGGCCGGGTGA
- a CDS encoding HhH-GPD family protein: MEAATTAALHACVLDWYDDHARELPWRGPEATPWSVMVSEFMLQQTPVARVLPVHEAWLERWPTPADLAAEPTGEAVRMWGRLGYPRRALRLHAAAAAIVERHGGEVPASYDDLLALPGVGDYTASAIASFAFGQRHVVLDTNVRRVLARVVSGVEFPATAVTRAERDVATALLPDDDATAATWAVATMELGALVCTARQPACGACPVADLCAWRGAGFPAYDGPPRRGQAWAGTDRQCRGRIMALAREADSVGAAQVEAAWPQAEQRERCLAGLVTDGLLTQITPGRWALPG; encoded by the coding sequence ATGGAAGCCGCCACGACCGCCGCCCTGCACGCGTGCGTGCTCGACTGGTACGACGACCACGCGCGCGAGCTGCCCTGGCGGGGCCCGGAAGCGACGCCCTGGTCGGTCATGGTCAGCGAGTTCATGCTGCAGCAGACGCCGGTGGCGCGGGTGCTGCCGGTGCACGAGGCGTGGCTGGAGCGCTGGCCCACGCCCGCGGACCTCGCCGCCGAGCCGACCGGCGAGGCGGTGCGGATGTGGGGCCGGCTGGGCTACCCGCGCCGCGCGCTGCGCCTGCACGCCGCCGCCGCCGCGATCGTCGAGCGGCACGGCGGCGAGGTGCCCGCGTCGTACGACGACCTGCTGGCGCTGCCGGGCGTCGGTGACTACACCGCGTCGGCGATCGCCAGCTTCGCCTTCGGGCAGCGCCACGTCGTGCTCGACACCAACGTGCGCCGGGTGCTGGCGCGGGTGGTGTCGGGCGTCGAGTTCCCCGCCACCGCGGTGACCCGCGCCGAGCGTGACGTCGCGACCGCCCTGCTGCCCGACGACGACGCGACCGCCGCGACGTGGGCGGTGGCGACGATGGAGCTCGGCGCGCTGGTGTGCACCGCGCGCCAGCCGGCTTGCGGGGCCTGCCCGGTCGCCGACCTGTGCGCGTGGCGCGGCGCCGGCTTCCCGGCGTACGACGGCCCGCCCCGCCGCGGCCAGGCGTGGGCCGGCACCGACCGGCAGTGTCGCGGCCGGATCATGGCGCTGGCGCGCGAGGCCGACTCGGTCGGCGCCGCCCAGGTCGAGGCCGCGTGGCCGCAGGCGGAGCAGCGCGAGCGCTGCCTGGCCGGCCTGGTCACGGACGGCCTCCTGACGCAGATCACCCCGGGGCGCTGGGCGCTCCCGGGGTGA
- a CDS encoding histone-like nucleoid-structuring protein Lsr2 → MAQKVNIVLVDDLDGTEATETVTFGLDGTSYEIDLNDANAAALREALSGYVGHARKVTGGARRTRRSSGGSSSSSSNTKDVREWAKAQGMEVSERGRISADVQQAYDAAH, encoded by the coding sequence ATGGCTCAAAAGGTCAACATCGTTCTCGTCGACGACCTCGACGGCACCGAGGCCACCGAGACGGTGACGTTCGGGCTCGACGGCACCTCCTACGAGATCGACCTCAACGACGCCAACGCGGCGGCCCTGCGCGAGGCGCTCAGCGGCTACGTCGGCCACGCGCGCAAGGTGACCGGCGGCGCGCGCCGCACCCGTCGCTCGTCGGGCGGCTCCTCGTCCTCGTCGTCGAACACCAAGGACGTGCGCGAGTGGGCCAAGGCGCAGGGCATGGAGGTCTCCGAGCGCGGCCGGATCTCCGCGGACGTGCAGCAGGCCTACGACGCCGCGCACTGA
- the radA gene encoding DNA repair protein RadA, which translates to MSTKAKARPSYRCSECGWETAKWVGRCGECQAWGSVAEAGAPTMRASAGPVTSPAVPIGQVPITESVARTSGVPELDRVLGGGLVPGAAILLAGEPGVGKSTLLLEVAAQTARVRQRTLYVTGEESAAQVRLRADRTGGVHDELFLAAETDLGAVLTHIEQVRPTLLVVDSIQTIGASGIDGVPGGVTQVKEVAAALIRVAKTRNITTVIVGHVTKDGSIAGPRVLEHLVDVVLHFEGERNSRFRMVRAMKNRYGPIDEVGCFDLSSEGIAAVADPTGLFVEHHTQDVSGTCVAVTMEGRRPLLAEVQALLTPSPLERPRRTVSGVESSRVDIALAVLQRHARLRIAGSDTFVATVGGAKLHDPAADLAIAVAVASSHLSVPPPRGAVAIGEIGLAGELRRVRDLPQRLAEAARLGFKVAVVPRGRALPGERGIPSHRMVDGLKVVEVDDIVGALLTLGLTPPL; encoded by the coding sequence GATGCGGGCCAGCGCGGGACCGGTCACCTCCCCCGCCGTGCCGATCGGGCAGGTGCCGATCACCGAGTCGGTCGCCCGCACCAGCGGCGTGCCCGAGCTCGACCGGGTGCTCGGCGGCGGGCTGGTGCCCGGCGCCGCGATCCTGCTCGCGGGTGAGCCCGGCGTCGGCAAGAGCACGCTGCTGCTCGAGGTCGCGGCCCAGACGGCCCGGGTGCGCCAGCGCACCCTCTACGTCACCGGCGAGGAGTCGGCCGCCCAGGTCCGGCTGCGCGCCGACCGCACCGGCGGCGTCCACGACGAGCTGTTCCTCGCCGCCGAGACCGACCTCGGCGCCGTGCTCACCCACATCGAGCAGGTGCGACCGACGCTGCTCGTCGTCGACTCGATCCAGACCATCGGCGCCTCCGGGATCGACGGCGTCCCCGGCGGGGTCACCCAGGTCAAGGAGGTCGCGGCCGCGCTGATCCGCGTCGCGAAGACCCGCAACATCACCACGGTGATCGTCGGCCACGTCACCAAGGACGGCTCGATCGCCGGCCCGCGCGTCCTCGAGCACCTCGTCGACGTCGTGCTCCACTTCGAGGGCGAGCGCAACTCGCGCTTCCGGATGGTGCGGGCGATGAAGAACCGCTACGGCCCGATCGACGAGGTCGGCTGCTTCGACCTGTCGTCCGAGGGCATCGCCGCGGTCGCCGACCCGACCGGCCTGTTCGTCGAGCACCACACCCAGGACGTCTCCGGCACCTGCGTCGCGGTCACGATGGAGGGCCGGCGGCCGCTGCTCGCCGAGGTCCAGGCGCTGCTCACCCCCTCCCCGCTGGAGCGGCCCCGCCGCACCGTGTCGGGGGTGGAGTCCTCCCGGGTCGACATCGCCCTCGCCGTGCTCCAGCGCCACGCCCGCCTCCGGATCGCGGGGAGCGACACGTTCGTGGCCACGGTCGGCGGCGCCAAGCTCCACGACCCGGCGGCCGACCTCGCGATCGCCGTCGCGGTCGCCAGCTCCCACCTCAGCGTCCCGCCGCCGCGCGGGGCGGTGGCGATCGGCGAGATCGGCCTGGCCGGCGAGCTGCGGCGCGTGCGCGACCTGCCCCAGCGGCTCGCCGAGGCCGCGCGGCTGGGCTTCAAGGTGGCCGTCGTGCCGCGCGGGCGGGCCCTGCCCGGAGAGCGCGGCATCCCCAGCCACCGGATGGTCGACGGGCTGAAGGTGGTGGAGGTGGACGACATCGTCGGCGCGCTCCTCACCCTCGGGCTCACGCCTCCGCTCTGA